The nucleotide window TGCTGCCCAACCTGGTATCTCTTCTACATCATCCTTTGAGGATTATTTTTCCAACAACTTTATTGCTACCAAAAATCTCATTGATTTCGGATTAAACTGTACGGATTTAAAAATGTTCGTTAATATAGGTACTTCCTCAATTTATGGTCTTGAAGCTACAAGTCCAGAAAATGTAGCCCCGAAACCCGCATCATTTTATGGGGTAACAAAATTGGCAGCAGAGCAATTGGTCCTTCAAAAGAGTAGGGAAAAGCAAATGAAAGCTTGTTCTTTACGTCTATATTCAGTAATAGGTCCACGGGAGAGGCCTGAAAAAATGTATACCAAATTAATTGATTTGGGCCTAAAAGGTGAACCATTTCCATTGTTTGAAGGTAGTGACAGCCATTTACGAAGTTTTACTTATGTAGGTGATATTGTGGATGGCGTTGTATCTGTAATAGGTAAGGAAGATGAAATTGACGGGGAAATCTTTAACATAGGTACAGAAGTTGAACATACAACTCAAGAAGGGATTGAAGCCGTTGAACAAGTATTAGGCAAATCCATTGAAATTAAAGTCGTTCCTAAACGAGCTGGAGACCAATTGAGAACAAAGGCTAATATTGATAAGGCTCGAAAGATTTTAAATTATAATCCTCAAACAAGCTTAATTGAAGCTGTTGAGGCACAGGTGGAATGGTTTAAGACAAATTTTGTAGACTAAGTAAATAGTCTGCAGCTTCAAAGGCTGTTATTTTTCCTTCCTTTAGTAAAGATTTTTGTTGTTTAAAGGCTTCCTTAATAACTGGGCTTTCATAAAACTTATCATAAAGGTGTTGTTCAACAGTATGTTTTAACCAAAATAGTTGTTGCTGAAATCGCTTTTCTTGGAAAAAACCTGATTTCTTAACATGTTCAACATAATCTGAAATTACCTTATCGATTTCGGAAATGCCTTCATTATTTATGGCACTTGCCAATAGAACTTCAGTTATAAAATTACTTTCTTTTGCCGGAAGAAGATGCATGGCCCTTTTAAATTCGGTTTGGGCTAATTTGGCTCTCTTTAAGTTATCACCATCAGCTTTATTGATTACTATTAGATCAGCCATTTCCATTATTCCCCGTTTAATGCCTTGGAGCTCATCTCCTGCATTGGATAATTTTAATAGCAAAAAGAAATCCACCATACTATGAACCATAGTTTCGCTTTGTCCAACGCCAACGGTTTCAATGATTAGATAATCAAATCCAGCAGCTTCACATAACAAAATTGTTTCTCTGGTTTTTCTTGCAACTCCTCCGAGTGCAGTTCCAGCCGCTGTTGGTCTTACAAATACATTATCCCTTTTTACAAGGGTCTCCATTCGGGTTTTATCGCCCAAAATACTTCCTTTGCTAATAGAACTGCTAGGGTCTACCGCCAATACAGCGACTTTTTTGCCATTATCAACCAAAAAGTTACCATAACTTTCTATAAAGGTACTTTTACCAACTCCAGGAACTCCAGTAATTCCTATCCGAATAGATTGGCCAGTTTTAGGCAAACATCTATTAACAATAAGTTTAGCGGATTCCTTATCTTTTGGATTACTGCTTTCAACCAAAGTAATGGCCTTACTCAGGGCAGTAATGTTTCCTTCAAATAATTGTTTGGTTAGTTGTTCGACTGAACTTTTGGTTTTTCTTTTTGCCTTTAAAGATTTAGCGAGAAGCGCATTAATTTCTTGGGGATCTTCAATTCCTTCTACTTCATCAATGGCCGATGTTCGCTTTTTTTTGGACACTAGTTTAATCTAAAAGAGGGTCTTTTAAAACATCCAATGGCACTTCAATTTTTGTGGTTTCCCAAGCCATTGTCATTTTAATATTCCCTGTAGTATTGTTAAAGCCTATAGTAAATTGTTCCACTTCAGTATCTATTTGCTCGGAAGGAACTGTAACATTAAGATAATCAAATTCTGGTTCACGCATTGGGTTCATGTGCTCATCCACTCCCCAAGGATATTGTTTGGTGTTAAAAATAACCTGCCAGGTAGAATCTGTGGGAACTGTCCATAATGTATATTCGCCAGCCGGCAATTCATAATTCTTAATTATAAGATTTTTATTGGTAGAAAAGGTAGTTGCCTCATTCGCTCCAGTTCTCCAAACCTCTCCATACGGGACTAATCCTCCAAATATTAATCGGTCTCGTTTATAGGGCCGGTTATAAAAAACCGTTAATTTTAAATCATTTAATTTATATTCAACCGTATCCTTGGGACTTAATCTCCTATCAAAAATATTCTCGACGAAGTAATTATATAGAAATAATCCAACTGCAACAAAAATCAAAAAGATTAATACACCTCTCAAGAATTTATTCATTTCCTATTGTTTAAATTTAATGGTTGTGAAGTGTATAACACCTCATAATTTCAAGCCGTAAAGATACATTTTATGTTTTACCGCTAAATGAGCTTAACGCGAATTTCAACAAAATCTGATAAAATCATATTTTTTTTGAAATTTTTGCCACACTGCCAAAAGTGCATCGTCTTTATAGTGAACTAAACCAAGAACCAAAAGAACCGCTAGCGAATGCTTCAGCCTGACATAATCGAAAGGTGCAAGAATAATGATCGTACAGCTCAAATGAATTTGTACCGTCAATATTGTAACGGAATGTATTTAGTGGCTATGCGCTTTGTAAAGGATAGTATGGAGGCAGAAGATGTTGTTCAGGAATCATTTATAAAGGCATTTGCAAAAATCGATCAATTCGAAGCTGAGGTGTCTTTTGGGGCTTGGTTGAAACGTATCGTTATCAATAAATGTATCGACCAGCTGAAGGCTCGTAAAAAACAGTTGCTAGAGCTCAGCGAAATTCACCTGAAGGTAGTTGATGATTATGAGGACGAATGGTTTGTTGACGATTGCATAACCATTGAGGATGTTAAGGAGGTAATTGACGAGTTACCGGAAAAATATCGAATGGTTTTGATGCTTTATCTCATCGAAGGGTATGACCATCAAGAAATTTCTGAAATACTAAATATTACAGAAGTAGCTTCAAGGACACAGCTTTCAAGAGGGAAAATTAAATTACAGGAACGTTTAAAAGAGATTAAACATGTCAAAGGATATTAGAGAAATGTTCAAGAATTCCAAACTGGAAGATCAGCAGATTAAAATGCCGGTTGGCCATGAGGAGCGATTTTTACAACGGTTAAATGACTTTCAACCTAAAGTTAAGAAGTTGCAATCATGGATGTGGTTAAAAATTGCAGCATCACTAATAGTGTTTTTAGGGATTGGATATTTTGCAATTAATGAATTTGGCAATAATTCCAATGTGGATGCAAGTCCGGCCAACCAGGTGGTGGATGCTAAAAATACTGATGATGACAACCTTAAAACTTTAGGAGATGTCTCTCCAGACCTAAAGAAAGTCGAAGATTATTATATGGCCGCTATTAACACTGAGTTGTCCGGTATGAAAATGAACAATGAGAACAAGGATCTCATTGACGGCTACCTAAAGAGGCTGGAAGAATTGAATAAGGAATATACTAATCTCAACAAAGAACTTACAGAGAACGGTCCTAACGAATTAACGGTTAATGCCCTTATAGATAACCTAAAACTCCGTTTGAATTTACTTTTAAGATTAAGGGAACAGCTTAAAAGTTTAGGAATTACAGACGAAACTGAATCAATTAGTTAAAACGAACAGAACCAATGAAAACAATTAAATCAATAAGATTATTAACCTTAACCATGCTTTTTGCAAGTATTGCTACCATGTCCTTGGCACAGGAGAAGATCAATAAGGTCTCGCAGAGCATTAAGGTGAATAGCGACGTTGTTATCGATCTCAACACTAACTATGTGCAAATTGAGGTGGATACCTGGAACCGTA belongs to Aegicerativicinus sediminis and includes:
- a CDS encoding NAD-dependent epimerase/dehydratase family protein is translated as MNILVTGAAGFIGSHTAERLRQLGHNVIGLDNFNNYYSIELKRLNAKSIEDAGVEIYEADLRDPDFGKNLTKDIDYIFHFAAQPGISSTSSFEDYFSNNFIATKNLIDFGLNCTDLKMFVNIGTSSIYGLEATSPENVAPKPASFYGVTKLAAEQLVLQKSREKQMKACSLRLYSVIGPRERPEKMYTKLIDLGLKGEPFPLFEGSDSHLRSFTYVGDIVDGVVSVIGKEDEIDGEIFNIGTEVEHTTQEGIEAVEQVLGKSIEIKVVPKRAGDQLRTKANIDKARKILNYNPQTSLIEAVEAQVEWFKTNFVD
- the meaB gene encoding methylmalonyl Co-A mutase-associated GTPase MeaB, with translation MSKKKRTSAIDEVEGIEDPQEINALLAKSLKAKRKTKSSVEQLTKQLFEGNITALSKAITLVESSNPKDKESAKLIVNRCLPKTGQSIRIGITGVPGVGKSTFIESYGNFLVDNGKKVAVLAVDPSSSISKGSILGDKTRMETLVKRDNVFVRPTAAGTALGGVARKTRETILLCEAAGFDYLIIETVGVGQSETMVHSMVDFFLLLKLSNAGDELQGIKRGIMEMADLIVINKADGDNLKRAKLAQTEFKRAMHLLPAKESNFITEVLLASAINNEGISEIDKVISDYVEHVKKSGFFQEKRFQQQLFWLKHTVEQHLYDKFYESPVIKEAFKQQKSLLKEGKITAFEAADYLLSLQNLS
- a CDS encoding DUF2911 domain-containing protein — protein: MNKFLRGVLIFLIFVAVGLFLYNYFVENIFDRRLSPKDTVEYKLNDLKLTVFYNRPYKRDRLIFGGLVPYGEVWRTGANEATTFSTNKNLIIKNYELPAGEYTLWTVPTDSTWQVIFNTKQYPWGVDEHMNPMREPEFDYLNVTVPSEQIDTEVEQFTIGFNNTTGNIKMTMAWETTKIEVPLDVLKDPLLD
- a CDS encoding RNA polymerase sigma factor; translation: MLQPDIIERCKNNDRTAQMNLYRQYCNGMYLVAMRFVKDSMEAEDVVQESFIKAFAKIDQFEAEVSFGAWLKRIVINKCIDQLKARKKQLLELSEIHLKVVDDYEDEWFVDDCITIEDVKEVIDELPEKYRMVLMLYLIEGYDHQEISEILNITEVASRTQLSRGKIKLQERLKEIKHVKGY